The following proteins are encoded in a genomic region of Arcobacter suis CECT 7833:
- the rseP gene encoding RIP metalloprotease RseP, with the protein MGTITFLLVLSFLVFFHELGHFLAARYFGVKVHVFSIGFGKRLFAKEWMGTTWQFALIPLGGYVQMKGQDDKNPSLKEDGEDSYNTKKPWQRIIILFAGPFANFILAAVLYFTIAMMGASTWAAQIGNVQENSPAFHAGIFPNDEIIKINDTDIKSWDEIGKTIISTDGALKFFIKRDGEIIAKTINPHIADSENMFKEKIKKRMIGISPSGKIIHLELSFTESLVYAYEKTIFASTMIFQGVQKLIQGAIPSSEVGGVISIGKVISDASESSIIALFAITALISVNLGVLNLLPIPALDGGHIMFNLYEMITRRKPSEQVFMFLTIMGWVILGSLMLLGIYNDINRIFLNN; encoded by the coding sequence TTGGGTACTATTACTTTTTTACTTGTTTTATCATTTTTAGTTTTTTTCCATGAATTAGGACACTTTTTAGCTGCTCGTTATTTTGGTGTAAAAGTTCATGTATTTTCAATTGGTTTTGGTAAACGATTATTTGCAAAAGAGTGGATGGGAACTACTTGGCAATTTGCTTTAATTCCACTTGGTGGATATGTACAAATGAAAGGTCAAGATGACAAAAATCCCTCTTTAAAAGAAGATGGTGAAGATTCATATAATACAAAAAAACCGTGGCAAAGAATTATTATTTTGTTTGCAGGTCCCTTTGCAAACTTTATTTTAGCTGCTGTTTTATATTTTACAATTGCAATGATGGGTGCCTCAACATGGGCTGCTCAAATTGGAAATGTTCAAGAAAATTCACCTGCATTTCACGCAGGAATTTTTCCAAATGATGAAATCATAAAAATAAATGACACTGACATAAAATCTTGGGATGAGATTGGAAAAACAATTATTAGCACTGATGGAGCTTTAAAGTTTTTTATTAAAAGAGATGGAGAGATTATTGCAAAAACAATAAATCCACATATTGCTGATAGTGAAAACATGTTTAAAGAAAAAATCAAAAAAAGAATGATTGGTATCTCTCCATCTGGAAAAATCATACATCTTGAACTATCTTTTACTGAATCATTAGTTTATGCCTATGAAAAAACTATTTTTGCTTCTACTATGATTTTCCAAGGTGTTCAAAAACTAATCCAAGGTGCTATTCCAAGTAGTGAAGTGGGTGGTGTAATCTCTATTGGAAAAGTAATTTCAGATGCAAGTGAAAGTTCAATTATTGCTTTATTTGCAATAACTGCACTAATTTCTGTAAATCTTGGTGTTTTAAATCTTCTTCCAATTCCAGCACTTGATGGTGGACATATAATGTTTAATTTATATGAAATGATAACAAGAAGAAAACCAAGTGAACAAGTATTTATGTTTTTAACTATTATGGGATGGGTAATTTTAGGAAGTTTAATGCTTCTTGGGATTTATAACGATATTAATAGAATATTTCTAAATAACTAA
- the dapA gene encoding 4-hydroxy-tetrahydrodipicolinate synthase, with protein MEIITGSMTALITPFKNGKVDLVKYESLIKRQIAQGINAVVPVGTTGESATLSFNEHKECIEVAVAACKGTNTKVMAGAGSNATHEACDLAKHAQDVGADAILSITPYYNKPTQEGLYQHYKAIANSVEIPFMMYNVPGRTGVDLDANTTIRLFDDVKNIYGVKEATGSLERAICLLSQRKDFIVISGDDAIDFPMLANGAKGIISVTANLLPNLKSLLVDCVFKGDLEKARQINEDLYALNSVLFCESNPIPIKAAMYLAGLLDTLEYRLPLTAPSAETMKRLEKTLEKYEVIK; from the coding sequence ATGGAAATTATTACCGGTTCGATGACCGCACTTATAACACCATTTAAAAATGGGAAAGTTGATTTAGTAAAATATGAGTCTTTAATTAAGAGACAAATTGCTCAAGGTATAAATGCTGTAGTTCCTGTGGGAACAACAGGAGAGAGTGCAACACTATCTTTTAACGAACATAAAGAGTGTATAGAAGTTGCAGTTGCTGCTTGTAAAGGAACTAATACTAAAGTTATGGCTGGTGCGGGTTCAAATGCTACACATGAAGCTTGTGATTTAGCAAAACATGCTCAAGATGTTGGAGCAGATGCAATTTTATCTATAACTCCATACTATAATAAACCAACTCAAGAGGGTTTATATCAACATTATAAAGCTATTGCTAACTCTGTTGAAATTCCATTTATGATGTACAATGTTCCAGGACGAACAGGTGTTGATTTAGATGCAAATACAACTATTAGACTTTTTGATGACGTTAAAAATATCTATGGTGTAAAAGAAGCAACTGGTTCACTAGAACGTGCAATTTGCCTTTTATCACAAAGAAAAGATTTTATAGTTATTTCAGGTGATGATGCAATTGATTTTCCAATGTTAGCAAATGGGGCAAAAGGAATAATTTCTGTAACAGCAAATTTGCTTCCTAATTTAAAATCTTTATTAGTAGATTGTGTGTTTAAAGGTGATTTAGAAAAAGCTAGACAAATAAATGAAGATTTATACGCTTTAAATTCTGTATTATTCTGTGAAAGTAATCCGATTCCTATTAAAGCTGCTATGTATTTAGCTGGTTTACTTGATACTTTGGAATATAGACTTCCATTAACTGCACCAAGTGCTGAAACAATGAAAAGATTAGAAAAAACTTTAGAAAAATATGAGGTAATAAAATAA
- a CDS encoding YggS family pyridoxal phosphate-dependent enzyme: MNKQTATKNLDEIITKVEGARLRISEHHIVKIIGISKYSTSTDVKTLYEAGQRAFGENKVQDLKQKMEELDELPLEWHFVGTLQKNKINNIIDLNPTLIQSLDSLDLALELNKKLEAKNKKLSALLQINSAYEDTKSGVMPEVAVEVYKQIIELCPNIILKGVMSIGAHVEDEKIIKESFKTTKKIFDEVVPFGAKYCSMGMSSDFELAIACGSNMIRVGSTLFKD; encoded by the coding sequence ATGAATAAACAAACAGCAACTAAAAATTTAGATGAAATTATCACAAAAGTTGAGGGTGCAAGACTTAGAATTTCTGAACATCATATTGTAAAAATTATAGGAATTTCAAAATACTCAACTTCTACTGATGTAAAAACTTTATACGAAGCAGGACAAAGAGCATTTGGAGAAAATAAAGTTCAAGATTTAAAACAAAAAATGGAAGAACTTGATGAATTACCATTAGAATGGCATTTTGTTGGAACTTTACAAAAAAACAAAATAAATAATATTATTGATTTAAATCCTACTTTGATTCAATCTTTGGACTCTTTGGATTTAGCATTAGAACTTAATAAAAAACTTGAAGCTAAAAACAAAAAACTATCTGCCCTACTTCAAATAAATTCAGCTTATGAAGATACAAAATCGGGTGTAATGCCAGAAGTTGCAGTTGAAGTTTATAAACAAATTATTGAACTTTGTCCAAATATAATTTTAAAAGGTGTTATGAGTATTGGTGCTCATGTAGAAGATGAAAAAATCATCAAAGAATCTTTTAAAACTACAAAAAAAATATTTGATGAAGTTGTTCCTTTTGGAGCAAAATATTGTTCTATGGGAATGAGTTCTGATTTTGAACTAGCGATTGCCTGTGGTTCAAATATGATTAGAGTTGGTTCTACTTTATTTAAAGACTAG
- a CDS encoding enoyl-ACP reductase — protein sequence MSNDMNGKTLVISGGTKGIGKECVYKFASNGVNVAFTYNSNQQFAEDICKDIEEKYNVKCKAYPFNILEPEKYKELFEEIDKDFDRVDFFISNAMIYGRAVVGGYGKFMKLKPRGLNNIYTATVNAFVCGAQQAAKRMQKIGGGAIVSLSSTGNLVYIENYAGHGTNKAAVETMVKYAANELGEFGIRVNAVSGGPIDTDALKAFTNYEEVKAKTAEYSPLNRIGQPQDLAQSCYFLCTSDASWITGHTLIVDGGTTFR from the coding sequence ATGAGTAATGATATGAATGGTAAAACTTTAGTAATTTCAGGTGGTACAAAAGGTATTGGTAAAGAGTGTGTTTATAAATTTGCTAGTAATGGTGTAAATGTAGCATTTACATATAATTCAAATCAACAATTTGCAGAAGATATTTGTAAAGATATTGAAGAAAAATATAATGTAAAATGTAAAGCTTATCCATTTAATATCTTAGAGCCAGAAAAATATAAAGAATTATTTGAAGAGATTGACAAAGATTTTGATAGAGTTGACTTCTTTATTTCTAATGCAATGATTTATGGTCGAGCTGTTGTTGGTGGTTATGGTAAATTTATGAAATTAAAACCAAGAGGTTTAAATAATATTTATACAGCAACAGTAAATGCATTTGTTTGTGGAGCTCAACAAGCTGCAAAAAGAATGCAAAAAATCGGTGGTGGGGCAATTGTTTCTTTATCATCTACTGGAAACCTGGTTTACATTGAAAACTATGCAGGTCATGGAACAAACAAAGCAGCAGTTGAAACAATGGTTAAATATGCAGCAAATGAACTTGGTGAATTTGGAATTAGAGTAAATGCAGTTTCAGGAGGTCCAATTGACACTGATGCTTTAAAAGCATTTACAAACTATGAAGAAGTAAAAGCAAAAACTGCTGAATATTCTCCATTAAATAGAATTGGTCAACCTCAAGATTTAGCACAATCATGTTATTTTTTATGTACGAGTGATGCTTCTTGGATTACAGGTCATACATTAATTGTTGATGGTGGGACAACTTTTAGATAA
- the pgsA gene encoding CDP-diacylglycerol--glycerol-3-phosphate 3-phosphatidyltransferase, whose protein sequence is MSKALNLPNILALFRIALAPLMLWFFIDRNNPIFSSWHPSWFDYFAGLIFVIASVTDFFDGFIARSWNQMTKLGGILDPLADKMLVLAGFLGLLVINRASAWAVFLILSREFFITGLRVVAVSEGKDVASTMAGKIKTVVQMIAIGFLIMNWPFATEILWLAVILTIYSGYEYTRDYFKN, encoded by the coding sequence ATGTCAAAAGCACTAAATCTTCCAAATATACTGGCACTTTTTAGAATAGCATTAGCTCCGCTAATGCTATGGTTTTTTATAGATAGAAATAACCCTATTTTTTCTTCATGGCATCCTTCTTGGTTTGACTATTTTGCTGGACTTATTTTTGTTATTGCATCTGTTACAGATTTTTTCGATGGTTTCATTGCAAGAAGCTGGAATCAAATGACAAAATTAGGTGGAATTTTAGATCCACTTGCGGATAAAATGCTTGTACTTGCAGGATTTTTGGGACTTCTTGTAATAAATAGAGCTTCAGCTTGGGCTGTATTTTTAATACTTTCAAGGGAGTTTTTCATAACAGGTCTTAGAGTTGTTGCTGTTAGTGAAGGAAAAGATGTAGCCTCAACAATGGCTGGAAAAATAAAAACCGTAGTTCAAATGATAGCTATTGGATTTTTAATAATGAATTGGCCATTTGCAACAGAAATTTTATGGTTAGCTGTTATTTTAACAATATATTCAGGGTATGAATATACAAGAGATTATTTCAAAAATTAA
- a CDS encoding tautomerase family protein: MPVINVKMTHEDGGATKEQKEELSKGITELFAKVFNGRGASSAVVIIEEVNTDNYSIGGKTITQIRSETKK; the protein is encoded by the coding sequence ATGCCAGTTATAAATGTAAAAATGACTCATGAAGATGGTGGAGCAACAAAAGAGCAAAAAGAAGAATTATCAAAAGGAATTACTGAACTTTTTGCAAAAGTATTTAATGGTCGAGGTGCTTCTAGTGCTGTTGTGATTATAGAAGAAGTGAATACTGATAATTACTCAATAGGTGGAAAAACTATAACTCAAATAAGAAGTGAAACGAAGAAATAA
- a CDS encoding M16 family metallopeptidase codes for MNSRKNSNLIKIFIIQFFLLITISGELMSNSLPKYHTKTLENGLEIVAIPMKNGSGVISTDVFYKVGSRDEKMGKSGIAHMLEHLNFKSTKNLKSGEFDEIVKGFGGVNNASTSFDYTHYYIKSASKNMDKSLELFADLMENLTLKDEEFQPERDVVAEERRWRTDNNPMGYLQFRLFNNAYIYHPYHWTPIGFMSDIQNWSIEDIKDFHSTFYQPKNAIVVVAGDINEKEIFKNVEKHFKNIKNTKEIPSFLHTVEPTQDGEKRVVINKESAVQMLAITYHIPNFEHEDQVALSALSELLSSGKSSLLQKKLVDEKRLVNTIYAYNMDLKDPGLFMFMAVANEGVDAKEIEKEILDTIAQIKKGEISQKDIDKIKINTKADFIFSLESSTEVASLYGSYFVRGNINPLLEYEKNVDKLTKENLIDVANKYLNKNNSTTVILKQEEK; via the coding sequence ATGAATAGTAGAAAAAATAGTAATTTAATTAAAATATTCATTATTCAATTTTTTTTATTAATTACAATTTCGGGAGAATTAATGAGCAATAGCTTACCAAAATATCATACAAAAACTTTAGAAAATGGCTTAGAAATTGTTGCAATTCCTATGAAAAATGGTTCAGGTGTAATTTCAACTGATGTTTTTTATAAAGTAGGAAGTAGAGATGAAAAAATGGGTAAAAGTGGAATTGCTCATATGTTAGAACACCTAAATTTCAAATCTACTAAAAATTTGAAATCTGGGGAGTTTGACGAAATAGTAAAAGGTTTTGGAGGAGTTAATAATGCTTCGACTTCATTTGACTATACGCATTATTACATAAAATCTGCTTCAAAAAATATGGATAAATCTTTAGAATTATTTGCAGATTTAATGGAAAATTTAACACTAAAAGATGAAGAATTTCAACCAGAACGAGATGTTGTAGCAGAAGAAAGAAGATGGAGAACAGATAATAACCCAATGGGATATTTACAATTTAGACTTTTTAACAATGCATATATTTACCATCCATATCATTGGACTCCAATCGGATTTATGAGTGATATTCAAAATTGGTCAATTGAAGATATAAAAGATTTTCATAGTACATTTTATCAACCAAAAAATGCGATAGTTGTAGTTGCTGGTGATATTAATGAAAAAGAAATATTTAAAAATGTAGAAAAGCATTTTAAAAATATAAAAAATACAAAAGAAATTCCTTCATTTCTTCATACGGTTGAACCAACACAAGATGGAGAAAAAAGAGTCGTAATAAATAAAGAATCAGCTGTTCAAATGTTAGCAATCACATATCATATTCCAAATTTTGAGCATGAAGATCAAGTGGCACTTAGTGCATTAAGTGAACTTCTCAGTTCAGGGAAAAGTTCTCTTCTACAAAAAAAACTTGTAGATGAAAAAAGATTAGTAAATACAATTTATGCTTATAATATGGATTTAAAAGACCCAGGATTGTTTATGTTTATGGCAGTTGCAAATGAAGGTGTTGATGCTAAAGAAATTGAAAAAGAAATTTTAGATACAATTGCGCAAATTAAAAAAGGTGAAATATCTCAAAAAGATATTGATAAAATTAAAATAAACACTAAAGCTGATTTTATTTTTTCACTTGAAAGTTCAACAGAAGTAGCTTCTTTATATGGTTCATATTTTGTAAGAGGTAACATAAATCCTCTTTTAGAATATGAAAAAAATGTTGATAAATTAACTAAAGAAAATTTAATAGATGTTGCTAATAAATATTTAAATAAAAATAACTCTACAACAGTTATTTTAAAACAGGAAGAAAAATAA
- a CDS encoding globin domain-containing protein, whose translation MDFSISKTKFGEKPEFEYPKPLFLQEMGEDKLKKLFSDFYDLVVDSDIGNFFPQDEEQLEKIKAHNVEFFIEACGGEKHYSKAVGHFDMLKTHEMFSITEKARREWLGCMEEVLKKVDISEEAKQSFWNFLETFSKHTVNVDERLELEDLVVNKG comes from the coding sequence ATGGATTTTTCAATTAGTAAAACAAAATTTGGTGAAAAACCAGAATTTGAATATCCGAAACCTCTTTTTTTGCAAGAGATGGGAGAAGATAAACTAAAAAAATTATTTAGTGATTTTTATGATTTAGTAGTTGATAGTGATATTGGAAACTTTTTTCCACAAGATGAAGAACAATTAGAAAAGATAAAAGCTCATAATGTGGAGTTTTTTATTGAAGCTTGTGGTGGAGAAAAACATTATTCAAAAGCTGTTGGGCATTTTGATATGTTAAAAACCCATGAAATGTTTTCAATTACAGAAAAAGCTAGACGAGAATGGCTTGGATGTATGGAAGAAGTTTTAAAAAAAGTTGATATTTCAGAAGAAGCAAAACAAAGTTTTTGGAATTTTTTAGAAACTTTTTCAAAACATACTGTAAATGTTGATGAGAGATTAGAATTAGAAGATTTAGTAGTAAATAAAGGATAG